In the Burkholderia cenocepacia genome, one interval contains:
- a CDS encoding TOMM system kinase/cyclase fusion protein → MNAEEPAVLPTVSRALARPDAPEPPKYAAPFATLAGKWHYRLGPLLGEGGNGVVFRATCDETGHAVAIKLMRDDAALTAPERMHQRARFRRETSLCEALRHPNIVALLDRGEAPDGRLFAVFELVEGRTVRDRLAADGPLSAIDTGRLMTQVLDALAAAHRRGIVHRDLKPQNIVIAIADDGPHAKLLDFGIGALLPGTEDIARRTVTLATEVLGSPPYCAPEQLRNEPPTPASDLYAWGLIVLECLTGEVVMQGASVAEILYQQLSPVDVALPPSIAALPLGAVLRHALNKNPRQRAASAEALAAQFRALNFAALVGQFDARRAGRQARSHPLAPRGETLAEVGEYRQITTLCCCVTIAGEGRQRHAGTEHGVALDGYEEQWLTKCADIAVGYGAHTGGRLGDTLLFHFGLQGDIDRPARRAVRAALDMVRVAGRARLPAPPAAGGRAAEGEEGWRVEVAAAIHVGQVLAHASHMSGVSTPAAASRLLRLAGPGQILISDDARLVLERHADSRPTALRLARAGLVSQPVHELLGERHADTPFDSLDAGRRTPMVGRAREFDALLRAWQDTLGRHRRALRGEPAPLGVPRLVVGDAGFGKSRLVHELCETVRTRGHAFAQCGCLPERENHALFPVLRFIAAHWHVDADRAPGVALAAIDAMIAPLDCDHAAARVALATWLGLPCDANGLLWSSAREQHALFDVLEQLLVSLGNGAPVLLVIEDVQWLDRSTEEFLAYLRRSPRAAALCIVLTSRPDKLARWRGAADRVVLRRLPRDDAQRLMSAHLGPGAFDPAWLDRLADRTAGIPLFIEAVARELTVSGADGPLAGPSATDPYPLPLSLGGMLGLAFDRIDDARDTAQLAATIGLEVDAQLLADASPHDRATLDAHLRLLLEERIVYAQHRRDRVFYAFRHALIRDAAYESMPPAVRRGNHARVGRALLARADRGAGAHAFGVAGHFARAGACADAIAQGIDAARRALERSRYDDAIRYGQAVFDWLATADHAQREHDSARIRATLTHATMARFGWADPQVREHAEQLLRQTRTLDDPELEISALWTLSTYYHIAGDRSTVRRIGKRLDTLATERGEAGVQVAADAMRGMSLWVDGDYARARAAFDAVLAGYDARRDAGHRRILGLDTRAWTMASLASVRWCMDDDPQPSLAMAREAVYCATCLDHLPTLGVTMMYLARTHQLAGDRDAARAVSEAILRLADAHRLRAVGHYAAIIHAWTQRDRAGVVAHLDAQRQSGGLLGLTYYASLLAELDAERGDYDAALAQVGQCLAWCETSGERYYEAQLLLKQGEYLRRADPRCGGVAALDACRRAVEIATTAGMGRIARLAEATLQSLP, encoded by the coding sequence GTGAACGCGGAAGAACCGGCCGTGCTGCCGACCGTATCCCGCGCCCTCGCCCGGCCGGATGCACCTGAACCACCGAAGTACGCGGCGCCTTTTGCGACGCTCGCCGGCAAATGGCATTACCGGCTCGGCCCGCTGCTCGGCGAAGGCGGCAACGGCGTGGTGTTTCGGGCGACCTGCGACGAGACGGGGCACGCCGTCGCCATCAAGCTGATGCGCGACGATGCCGCGCTGACCGCGCCGGAGCGCATGCACCAACGTGCGCGCTTCCGGCGCGAGACGAGCCTGTGCGAGGCGCTGCGGCATCCGAACATCGTGGCGCTGCTGGACCGCGGCGAAGCGCCCGACGGGCGGCTGTTCGCCGTATTCGAACTGGTCGAGGGCCGGACGGTGCGCGACCGGCTCGCGGCGGACGGGCCGCTGTCGGCCATCGACACGGGGCGGCTGATGACGCAGGTGCTCGACGCGCTCGCGGCCGCTCATCGGCGCGGCATCGTGCATCGCGATCTGAAGCCGCAGAACATCGTGATCGCGATCGCCGACGACGGGCCGCACGCGAAGCTGCTCGATTTCGGCATCGGCGCGTTGCTGCCCGGTACCGAAGACATCGCGCGCCGGACCGTGACGCTCGCGACCGAGGTACTCGGCTCGCCGCCGTACTGCGCGCCGGAGCAACTGCGCAACGAGCCGCCGACGCCCGCCAGCGACCTGTATGCGTGGGGCCTGATCGTGCTCGAATGCCTGACGGGCGAGGTCGTCATGCAGGGCGCCAGCGTGGCCGAGATTCTCTATCAGCAACTGAGCCCGGTGGATGTCGCGCTTCCGCCGTCGATCGCGGCGCTGCCGCTCGGCGCGGTACTGCGGCATGCGCTGAACAAGAATCCGCGGCAGCGTGCCGCGTCGGCCGAGGCGCTCGCGGCGCAGTTTCGTGCGCTCAACTTCGCCGCGCTGGTCGGCCAGTTCGACGCCCGTCGCGCCGGCCGGCAGGCGCGTTCGCACCCGCTTGCGCCGCGCGGAGAAACGCTCGCCGAAGTGGGCGAGTACCGGCAGATCACCACGCTGTGCTGCTGCGTGACGATCGCTGGAGAGGGCCGCCAGCGCCATGCCGGCACCGAGCATGGCGTGGCGCTCGACGGCTACGAGGAACAGTGGCTGACGAAGTGCGCCGATATCGCGGTCGGTTACGGCGCACACACGGGCGGACGGCTCGGCGACACGCTGCTGTTCCATTTCGGCCTGCAAGGCGACATCGACCGGCCCGCCCGCCGCGCGGTGCGGGCGGCGCTCGACATGGTGCGCGTCGCCGGGCGCGCGCGGTTGCCGGCGCCGCCGGCCGCCGGCGGCCGTGCTGCCGAGGGCGAAGAGGGCTGGCGGGTCGAAGTGGCCGCCGCGATTCACGTCGGGCAGGTGCTCGCGCATGCGTCGCACATGTCGGGCGTGTCGACGCCCGCCGCGGCGTCGCGGCTGCTGCGGCTGGCCGGCCCAGGACAGATTCTGATCAGCGACGATGCGCGGCTCGTGCTCGAACGGCATGCCGATTCGCGGCCGACCGCGTTGCGGCTCGCGCGGGCGGGCCTGGTGTCGCAGCCGGTTCATGAATTGCTCGGCGAGCGGCACGCCGATACGCCGTTCGATTCGCTCGACGCCGGCCGACGGACGCCCATGGTTGGCCGCGCGCGTGAGTTCGACGCACTGCTGCGCGCGTGGCAGGACACGCTCGGGCGGCATCGTCGCGCGCTGCGCGGCGAGCCGGCGCCGCTCGGCGTGCCGCGGCTCGTCGTCGGCGATGCGGGCTTCGGCAAGTCGCGGCTCGTGCACGAGCTGTGCGAGACCGTGCGGACCCGCGGCCACGCGTTCGCGCAGTGCGGCTGTCTGCCAGAACGCGAGAATCATGCGCTGTTTCCGGTCCTGCGGTTCATCGCCGCGCACTGGCACGTCGATGCCGATCGCGCGCCGGGCGTGGCGCTCGCGGCGATCGACGCGATGATCGCGCCGCTCGATTGCGACCATGCGGCGGCGCGTGTCGCGCTCGCGACCTGGCTCGGGCTGCCCTGCGACGCGAACGGGCTCCTGTGGTCGAGCGCGCGCGAACAGCACGCGCTGTTCGACGTCCTCGAGCAACTGCTCGTATCGCTCGGCAACGGCGCGCCGGTGCTGCTCGTGATCGAGGACGTTCAGTGGCTCGATCGTTCGACCGAGGAGTTTCTCGCGTATCTGCGGCGCTCGCCGCGCGCGGCGGCCCTGTGCATCGTGCTCACGTCGCGCCCCGACAAGCTCGCGCGCTGGCGCGGCGCGGCCGACCGCGTGGTGCTGCGCCGCCTGCCGCGCGACGACGCGCAACGCCTGATGTCGGCGCATCTCGGCCCGGGCGCGTTCGATCCGGCGTGGCTCGACCGGCTCGCGGATCGCACCGCGGGCATCCCGCTGTTCATCGAGGCCGTCGCGCGAGAACTGACGGTGAGCGGCGCGGACGGTCCGCTTGCCGGGCCATCGGCAACGGACCCTTATCCGCTGCCGCTCAGTCTTGGCGGCATGCTCGGTCTGGCCTTCGACCGGATCGACGACGCACGCGACACCGCGCAGCTTGCCGCGACCATCGGGCTCGAAGTGGATGCGCAACTGCTCGCCGATGCATCGCCGCATGATCGTGCCACGCTCGATGCCCATCTGCGGCTGCTGCTCGAAGAGCGGATCGTGTACGCGCAACATCGGCGCGATCGCGTGTTCTATGCGTTCCGCCATGCGCTGATTCGCGACGCCGCATACGAATCGATGCCGCCTGCGGTGCGGCGCGGCAACCACGCGCGCGTCGGCCGTGCGCTGCTCGCGCGGGCCGATCGCGGCGCCGGTGCGCACGCGTTCGGCGTCGCCGGGCACTTCGCGCGCGCCGGCGCGTGCGCGGACGCGATCGCCCAGGGCATCGATGCGGCGCGTCGCGCGCTCGAACGTTCGCGATACGACGACGCGATCCGCTACGGGCAGGCCGTATTCGACTGGCTCGCGACCGCCGATCACGCGCAGCGCGAGCACGACAGTGCGCGCATTCGCGCCACGTTGACGCACGCGACGATGGCGCGATTCGGCTGGGCCGATCCGCAGGTACGCGAGCATGCGGAGCAGTTGTTGCGGCAGACCCGGACGCTCGACGACCCGGAGCTCGAGATCAGCGCGTTGTGGACGCTGTCGACCTACTACCACATCGCCGGCGACCGCTCGACCGTGCGCCGGATCGGCAAGCGGCTCGACACGCTCGCGACCGAGCGCGGCGAGGCGGGCGTGCAGGTCGCGGCGGACGCGATGCGCGGCATGAGCCTGTGGGTCGACGGCGACTATGCGCGCGCCCGTGCCGCGTTCGACGCGGTGCTGGCCGGCTACGACGCGCGACGCGACGCGGGCCACCGGCGCATCCTGGGGCTCGATACGCGCGCGTGGACGATGGCGTCGCTCGCCAGCGTGCGCTGGTGCATGGACGACGATCCGCAACCGTCGCTCGCGATGGCGCGCGAAGCCGTGTATTGCGCGACCTGCCTCGACCATCTGCCGACGCTCGGCGTCACGATGATGTACCTCGCGCGCACGCATCAGCTCGCGGGCGACCGCGACGCGGCGCGAGCCGTGTCGGAGGCGATTCTCCGGCTGGCGGATGCGCACCGGCTGCGCGCGGTCGGGCACTACGCCGCGATCATTCATGCATGGACGCAACGCGATCGCGCGGGCGTCGTCGCGCATCTCGACGCACAGCGGCAGTCGGGCGGCCTGCTCGGACTCACCTACTACGCGTCGCTGCTTGCCGAGCTGGATGCCGAACGCGGCGACTACGACGCGGCGCTCGCGCAGGTCGGGCAGTGCCTCGCCTGGTGCGAAACGAGCGGCGAACGGTATTACGAAGCCCAGCTGTTGCTCAAGCAGGGCGAGTACTTGCGCCGCGCCGATCCGCGTTGCGGCGGCGTGGCCGCGCTGGACGCATGCCGGCGCGCAGTCGAAATTGCAACGACGGCGGGCATGGGCCGGATCGCCAGGCTCGCCGAAGCGACGTTGCAGTCGTTGCCGTAA
- a CDS encoding BMA_0021/BMA_0022 family TOMM bacteriocin: MSKDLRLPTYEQFLEYRATVIRAIALAWHSPAFLDKLEADPVHALREQFDYHFPFKLDLKVQLKSSEWTPTVNGDWTAGQKNRLTLYLPPAPADDAQFAQALAAYNADHITIME, encoded by the coding sequence ATGAGCAAGGATCTTCGATTACCGACGTACGAACAGTTTCTCGAATACCGCGCGACCGTCATCCGGGCAATCGCCCTCGCCTGGCATTCGCCGGCGTTTCTCGACAAGCTCGAAGCCGATCCGGTCCACGCATTGCGCGAGCAGTTCGACTATCACTTTCCGTTCAAGCTCGACCTGAAGGTGCAGCTCAAATCGTCGGAGTGGACACCGACCGTCAACGGCGACTGGACAGCCGGCCAGAAAAACAGGCTCACGCTGTACCTGCCGCCCGCGCCGGCGGACGACGCGCAGTTCGCGCAGGCGCTGGCCGCGTACAACGCGGACCACATCACCATCATGGAATGA
- a CDS encoding BMA_0021/BMA_0022 family TOMM bacteriocin, with amino-acid sequence MAKDNANPTLESMLEFQKVYLRAIALSWRDPAFKAELLDRPLDTLAKYFGYQCPWIIDIDIEKTGGDHGWTSDGKGGGSWNLPRNVMTVGIPEQPAHLDEEAVALAAYCDAGPCYLFTCC; translated from the coding sequence ATGGCAAAGGACAACGCTAATCCGACGCTCGAATCGATGCTGGAGTTTCAGAAGGTCTATCTGCGTGCGATCGCGCTCTCGTGGCGCGACCCGGCGTTCAAGGCCGAACTGCTGGACCGGCCGCTGGATACGCTCGCGAAATACTTCGGCTATCAGTGCCCGTGGATCATCGACATCGATATCGAGAAGACGGGCGGCGATCATGGCTGGACGAGCGACGGGAAAGGCGGCGGGAGCTGGAACCTGCCGCGCAACGTGATGACGGTCGGCATACCGGAGCAGCCGGCGCACCTGGACGAGGAGGCCGTGGCGCTCGCGGCCTACTGCGACGCGGGGCCGTGTTACCTCTTCACCTGCTGTTGA
- a CDS encoding TOMM precursor leader peptide-binding protein, whose translation MLDDLSRVLRFKPHLLVLDAGPETLFVVDEFRRAMLSGAIFVRIAACLRARMTIAEIVTSLAGTFGEWDVLARLDHLVRRGYVRADPPHGDDAARGFFERAGLDGDAACARMAQLRVAVETFGADGTALRRALDAAGIGIAKEAELTVAIVDTHDRDDLAACAARVAARGGALLVVATGGVQTLIGPLLAGGADALAEAPCIECVRYWMRVNRPVEALLARHHGSDATRVPVAASRAAAAAAAALVAATVEQLAVNRVVAERAQTHIVAHRLDTLAVERHRVVRRPQCPCCGNPAWMREQAARAPRLAGDAPLARADGGYRSADPQRVFARHAHLISPVSGAIAYLHPMPKRHAGLRKVYASGFLVCPAAVPDSNRFDRLCSGKGRTDEQARTSALCEALERFSSVYQGDEATVTGSLDSLRADPACDAEPIHVNALQQFSERQFDARDAINALTRDVRKQVPPRFTSRDVIDWTPAWSLVNGRRRLVPLSYCYAETPDSAQAMAACVHNPNGCAAGSSLDEAILQGMLELIERDAVAIWWYNRIARPGIDLAAFDDPYFDALVHEYATFGWRVWALDITTDLAVPTVVALAENPRDGRFSIGFGCHPDGRIAVQRALTEVNQLLDIAADAPHPWDRDTLSSTGFLYPAAGMPATTPSTWRRADAASLPAVIAECVGRIAAAGMDVLVVDKTRPDIGLSVVQVIAPGLCHFWPRFGARRLYSVPVALGWRAQPCDETALNPALLFL comes from the coding sequence ATGCTCGATGACCTTTCGCGCGTATTGCGCTTCAAGCCGCACCTGCTCGTGCTCGATGCCGGGCCCGAGACGCTGTTCGTCGTCGACGAATTCAGGCGCGCGATGCTGTCCGGCGCGATCTTCGTGCGGATCGCCGCGTGCCTGCGGGCGCGCATGACGATTGCCGAGATCGTGACGTCGCTGGCCGGCACGTTCGGCGAATGGGACGTGCTCGCGCGGCTCGATCACCTGGTGCGGCGCGGCTACGTGCGCGCCGATCCGCCGCACGGCGACGATGCGGCGCGCGGCTTCTTCGAACGGGCCGGGCTCGACGGCGACGCCGCGTGCGCGCGCATGGCCCAACTGCGGGTCGCGGTGGAGACGTTCGGTGCGGACGGTACGGCGCTCCGGCGCGCGCTCGACGCGGCCGGTATCGGCATCGCAAAGGAGGCCGAACTGACGGTCGCGATCGTCGATACGCACGACCGCGACGATCTCGCCGCGTGCGCCGCCCGCGTGGCGGCGCGCGGCGGTGCGCTGCTCGTCGTGGCGACCGGCGGCGTGCAGACGCTGATCGGACCGTTGCTGGCCGGCGGCGCCGACGCGCTTGCCGAGGCGCCGTGCATCGAATGCGTGCGCTACTGGATGCGCGTCAACCGGCCGGTCGAGGCGTTGCTGGCGCGCCATCACGGCAGCGACGCGACGCGTGTACCGGTGGCCGCCTCGCGTGCGGCCGCCGCCGCCGCGGCCGCGCTCGTGGCCGCGACGGTCGAGCAGCTCGCGGTCAACCGCGTGGTCGCGGAACGTGCGCAAACGCACATCGTCGCGCATCGACTCGACACGCTGGCCGTCGAACGTCACCGTGTGGTCAGGCGGCCGCAATGCCCGTGCTGCGGGAATCCCGCGTGGATGCGCGAGCAGGCGGCGCGTGCGCCGCGGCTCGCCGGGGATGCGCCGCTGGCGCGGGCGGACGGCGGCTACCGGAGCGCCGATCCGCAACGGGTGTTCGCGCGTCACGCGCATCTGATTTCGCCGGTCAGCGGCGCGATCGCGTATCTGCATCCGATGCCGAAGCGGCACGCGGGCCTGCGCAAGGTCTACGCGTCGGGCTTTCTCGTATGCCCGGCCGCCGTGCCGGACAGCAACCGGTTCGACCGGCTCTGCTCCGGCAAGGGCCGCACCGACGAGCAGGCCCGCACCAGCGCGCTGTGCGAGGCGCTCGAACGCTTCAGCAGCGTGTATCAGGGCGACGAGGCGACGGTGACCGGCAGCCTCGACAGCCTGCGCGCCGATCCGGCCTGCGACGCCGAGCCGATCCATGTGAACGCGCTTCAGCAGTTCAGCGAACGGCAATTCGACGCGCGCGACGCGATCAACGCGTTGACCCGCGATGTCCGCAAGCAGGTGCCGCCGCGCTTCACGTCGCGCGACGTCATCGACTGGACGCCTGCGTGGTCGCTCGTGAACGGCCGGCGTCGCCTCGTGCCGCTGAGCTACTGCTACGCGGAAACGCCCGACAGCGCGCAGGCCATGGCCGCCTGCGTGCACAACCCGAACGGCTGCGCCGCCGGCTCGAGCCTCGACGAGGCGATTCTGCAAGGCATGCTCGAGCTGATCGAGCGCGATGCGGTCGCGATCTGGTGGTACAACCGGATCGCGCGCCCCGGCATCGATCTCGCGGCTTTCGACGATCCGTATTTCGACGCGCTCGTGCACGAATACGCGACGTTCGGATGGCGCGTATGGGCGCTCGACATCACGACCGATCTCGCGGTGCCGACCGTGGTCGCGCTCGCGGAGAATCCGCGGGACGGGCGTTTCTCGATTGGCTTCGGCTGTCATCCCGATGGCCGGATCGCGGTGCAGCGGGCGCTGACCGAAGTCAACCAGTTGCTCGATATCGCGGCGGATGCGCCGCATCCGTGGGATCGCGACACGCTTTCGTCGACCGGATTTCTGTATCCGGCGGCAGGTATGCCGGCAACGACGCCTTCGACGTGGCGGCGGGCCGATGCCGCGTCGTTACCGGCGGTGATCGCGGAGTGTGTCGGGCGCATCGCGGCAGCCGGCATGGACGTGCTCGTCGTCGACAAGACGCGGCCCGACATCGGCTTGTCCGTGGTGCAGGTGATCGCACCGGGGCTGTGCCATTTCTGGCCGCGTTTCGGCGCGCGGCGGCTGTATTCGGTGCCGGTGGCGCTGGGTTGGCGCGCGCAGCCGTGCGACGAAACGGCGTTGAATCCGGCGCTGCTGTTTCTGTGA
- a CDS encoding porin: MTKKTFLAFAACALPAAAFAQSSVTMFGLMDTGISYVSNQGGHGAAKFDDNIFFPNLLGFEGKEDLGAGTRAIFRLVNQYSLGNGSIIGGGLFSRTAYVGLQNDRYGTLTLGNQYEFMVDALAASGNEIAQDLVGLYGFRNGPFDRLALPNNPTGAFDWDRVAGSNRVANSVKYTSPSLSGLTIGALYGFGNVAGSIGANNTVSVGASYDHGPFGAGAAYTNQKYGSADGLPPTSVRNWGAGVHYTVGTVTGKALFTTVHNARNGAGAWSAEAGAAWRPSPVWVIGASYTYMKGNDTLDDAHAHQLLAAIQYWLSKRTMVYVAGVHQRASHGSNAQINGVMDANGASSGALQSIARVGFSTRF, from the coding sequence ATGACGAAAAAGACCTTTCTGGCGTTCGCGGCCTGCGCGCTTCCGGCCGCGGCGTTTGCGCAGAGCAGCGTGACGATGTTCGGGCTGATGGATACCGGCATCAGCTACGTCAGCAATCAAGGCGGCCACGGCGCCGCTAAATTCGACGACAACATCTTCTTTCCGAACCTGCTCGGCTTCGAGGGCAAGGAGGATCTCGGCGCGGGCACGCGTGCGATCTTCCGGCTCGTCAACCAGTATTCGCTCGGCAACGGCTCGATCATCGGCGGCGGACTGTTCTCGCGCACCGCCTATGTCGGGTTGCAGAACGACCGGTACGGCACGCTGACGCTCGGCAACCAGTACGAATTCATGGTCGATGCGCTGGCCGCCAGCGGCAACGAGATCGCGCAGGATCTCGTCGGCCTGTACGGCTTTCGCAACGGGCCGTTCGATCGGCTCGCGCTGCCGAACAACCCGACCGGCGCATTCGACTGGGACCGCGTCGCGGGCAGCAATCGCGTCGCGAATTCGGTCAAGTACACGAGCCCGTCGCTGTCGGGCCTGACCATCGGCGCGCTGTACGGCTTCGGCAACGTCGCGGGGTCGATCGGCGCGAACAACACGGTCAGCGTCGGCGCCAGCTACGACCACGGCCCGTTCGGCGCGGGCGCCGCCTATACGAACCAGAAATACGGCTCGGCCGACGGACTGCCGCCCACCAGCGTGCGCAACTGGGGCGCGGGCGTGCACTACACGGTCGGTACGGTCACGGGCAAGGCGCTCTTCACGACCGTGCACAACGCGCGCAACGGCGCGGGCGCGTGGTCGGCGGAAGCCGGTGCGGCGTGGCGGCCGTCGCCGGTATGGGTGATCGGCGCGAGCTACACGTACATGAAAGGCAACGACACGCTCGACGACGCGCACGCGCACCAGTTGCTCGCCGCCATCCAGTACTGGCTGTCGAAGCGCACGATGGTGTACGTGGCGGGTGTGCATCAACGCGCGAGCCACGGCAGCAACGCGCAAATCAACGGCGTGATGGACGCGAACGGCGCGTCGAGCGGCGCGTTGCAGTCGATCGCGCGGGTGGGGTTCAGTACACGGTTCTGA
- a CDS encoding SDR family NAD(P)-dependent oxidoreductase has protein sequence MSRQWAFDGQSVVVTGGTSGIGARTALRFAQAGASVVALGLDATGPHAPVHAGVRCVELDVADGAALTRTIAALPRLDVLVNGVGISRHAGEYRMDQFEHVLNVNLTSVMRASDAALPALAANGGSIVNIASMYTYFGSKDRPAYSASKGGIAQLTRSLAQAWADHGIRVNAVAPGWIDTPLSSALMADTLASRRILERTPLGRWGTADEIAEVILFLCSPGASFVTGAVVPVDGGYSTV, from the coding sequence ATGAGTCGTCAGTGGGCGTTTGACGGGCAGTCCGTCGTGGTGACGGGCGGCACATCGGGCATCGGCGCGCGCACCGCGCTGCGGTTCGCGCAGGCCGGCGCATCGGTCGTCGCGCTCGGGCTCGACGCCACCGGCCCGCATGCGCCCGTGCATGCCGGTGTCCGATGCGTGGAACTCGACGTGGCCGACGGCGCGGCGCTGACGCGCACGATCGCCGCGCTGCCGCGGCTCGACGTGCTCGTCAACGGCGTCGGCATCAGCCGGCACGCGGGCGAATACCGGATGGACCAGTTCGAGCACGTGCTGAACGTGAACCTGACGTCGGTGATGCGGGCATCCGACGCGGCGCTGCCCGCGCTGGCGGCCAACGGCGGCAGCATCGTCAATATCGCGTCGATGTACACGTACTTCGGCAGCAAGGACCGGCCCGCGTACAGCGCGAGCAAGGGCGGTATCGCACAGCTCACGCGTTCGCTCGCGCAAGCGTGGGCCGATCACGGTATCCGCGTGAACGCGGTCGCGCCGGGCTGGATCGACACGCCGCTCAGCAGCGCTCTGATGGCCGACACACTGGCATCGCGCCGCATCCTCGAGCGCACGCCGCTCGGGCGCTGGGGCACGGCCGACGAAATCGCGGAAGTGATTCTGTTCCTGTGCTCGCCCGGCGCGTCGTTCGTCACCGGCGCGGTCGTGCCGGTGGATGGCGGGTATTCGACGGTCTAG
- a CDS encoding 2,3-butanediol dehydrogenase has translation MRALQWHGPRDVRLVEIDTPRVGPGDVRIAVAYCGICGSDLHEYADGPHAIPVDAPHPLSRRTAPLTLGHEFCGTVVEVGAGVMTLRAGDRVAVEPEYRCSQCAYCRSGSYNLCVSMGFAGLMGDGGMADFAVVPAYMLHRLPDGVSLEQAAVMEPAAVALHALRRGELRLGETCAVFGLGPIGLLLIMLAKLQGATTIVAVDVSPERLAAATRFGATHALDACTLDAAALHDAIRAATGGLGVDTSFEAAGLQATFESAMRALRKGGRVVMVGLMPHAGFDAFRAVNDELTVTTSVGYRHAYEDLLRIVASGALDLTSIVTRTVSLEDAVADGFDALLADRAQIKILVSPTQRPARRASATGSVEHESSVGV, from the coding sequence ATGCGCGCACTTCAATGGCATGGCCCGCGCGACGTCCGTCTCGTGGAAATCGACACGCCGCGCGTCGGCCCCGGTGACGTGCGCATCGCGGTCGCGTATTGCGGGATCTGCGGCAGCGACCTGCATGAATACGCGGACGGCCCGCACGCGATTCCGGTCGATGCGCCGCATCCGCTGTCGCGCCGCACTGCGCCGCTGACGCTTGGCCACGAGTTCTGCGGCACCGTCGTCGAAGTCGGCGCGGGCGTGATGACGCTGCGCGCGGGCGACCGCGTCGCGGTCGAGCCCGAGTATCGCTGCAGCCAGTGCGCGTACTGCCGTTCGGGGTCGTACAACCTGTGCGTGTCGATGGGCTTCGCCGGGCTGATGGGCGACGGCGGGATGGCCGACTTCGCGGTCGTGCCGGCCTACATGCTGCATCGGCTGCCCGACGGCGTGAGCCTCGAACAGGCCGCGGTGATGGAGCCGGCCGCCGTTGCACTGCACGCGCTGCGGCGCGGCGAACTGCGGCTCGGCGAGACCTGCGCGGTGTTCGGGCTCGGGCCGATCGGCCTGCTGCTGATCATGCTCGCGAAGCTGCAGGGCGCGACCACGATCGTAGCCGTCGACGTGTCGCCCGAACGGCTTGCGGCCGCCACGCGGTTCGGTGCGACGCATGCGTTGGATGCCTGCACGCTCGATGCCGCCGCGTTGCACGACGCGATTCGCGCGGCCACGGGCGGGCTCGGCGTCGATACGAGTTTCGAGGCGGCCGGGTTGCAGGCTACGTTCGAATCGGCGATGCGGGCACTGCGCAAGGGCGGCCGCGTCGTGATGGTCGGCCTGATGCCGCACGCGGGTTTCGACGCGTTCCGCGCGGTCAACGACGAGCTGACCGTCACCACGAGCGTCGGCTACCGGCATGCGTACGAAGATCTGCTGCGCATCGTCGCGTCGGGCGCGCTCGACCTCACGTCGATCGTCACGCGCACCGTGTCGCTCGAGGATGCCGTCGCCGACGGCTTCGACGCGCTGCTCGCCGATCGCGCGCAGATCAAGATCCTCGTTTCGCCCACGCAACGGCCGGCCCGTCGCGCGTCCGCCACCGGGAGCGTCGAGCATGAGTCGTCAGTGGGCGTTTGA